The stretch of DNA gaatcatcacgtgatcttttgtgactggcttctttcacttaacgttttcaaggtttatccatgtttagCATATATCAGTATATCAgtccttctttcttttcactgCCAAATAATGGTTATGGGCCTAGGGGTAGAACTGCTAAATCACGCGGCAGCTGTGTTTCATTAGTTTGAGGAACTGACAGTCTGTTTCCtgaagtggctgcaccattttacattcccaccaacaatgtatgagggttccaatttctgcacatcttcaccaacacttgttattatttctctttttaattacaGCCATTCTAGTgaatgtgaagtgatatctcatagttttttgtttgcttgttcgttgttgttgttgttgttgtttggagacagtctctgtcatccaggctggagtgcagtaggcaccatctcagctcactgcaacctccacttcctgggttcaagtgattctcctgcctcagcctccccagtagctgaggctacaggcatgcaccaccacacctggttaatttttgcatttttagtagagatgaggtttcaccatgttggccaggctggtctctaactcctgacctcaaatgatccacctaccttggcctcctaaagtactgggattacaaacgtgagccattgtgcccggcctcatagtagttttgatttacacttCCCTAATGATTGTGtccagcatcttttcatgtgcgaACTGGCCATTTGTTAGTGgtttttgcttcttttaaaaactgctgaGCCATccataaacattttcaaaatgcagGGTATGTTTTTCAGTGTTAAGGCaactgttttgatgtgtttttctTTGCTCTCTATCACCAAATACTGTACATACAAATAGTAAGACTGGGCTTTGTGTTGTCCATTGTTAATCCTAAATGCAACAAAACACATGGAGACTTTGAAAATCCTTCAGAATAATGCTATAGTTAAGATTTTGCTAAAGCAAGTGTTTTTTCTAACTCCTTGAGCTGCATATTGCCTTGAGTAATCATCATCCGAATTGTATCCTCTTCGGTGgcacttttgtttcttttgaattcTTCCCTTGCCCAATCCTTCAGGTATTTGCGATCAGAATCATTTGGAACTTGGTGAATTGTTTGGAAAATCCTTCCGTAGAGGAGAAGAACTTGTTGCCTTCTGATGAACTGCTTTAACATTAGTGTTGCTGGGGGTAAGCGGGAAGCGGCCATGTCTGCCAGCAGTCCGCCGGAGCCTCAGCTggtctttttccttctctccttctccattCCTTACCCTATCTGTCCCTCTCCCCTCATCCATCTCTTCATCTCACcataacccttttttttttgaaacggagtttcgctcaggctggagtgcaatggcgtgatctcagctcactgcaacctccacctccctggttcaagcaattctcctgcctcaccctccagagtagctggagtagctgggattacaggtgcacgccaccacgcctggctaatttttgtgtccttagtagagatggggttttaccatgttggccaggctagtctcaaactcctgacctcagatgatccacttgcctcggccttcctaaatgctgggattacaggcgtgagccactgtgcctggccttcaccGTAACTTTGGTGTATCTTTCCCTCTCCCACATTTACTCTCTATGCCGATTTCTGTCCCCACCTCCCTATATctgtctttcctttctctgtcccctCTTTTCTCCACCCAGCACCGCCATACTTAGGCCTCTGTATGATCAGTGGCACCAGGTCAGGCTGGAGCCAGTACTAATGGGTACATCTGTGTGCAGACCCAGGGTGGgtgctgagggccagggccagaCCCAGGCACCTAGGACTATAAATGCCCCTGCAATGTGGTTGGCCTCAGCCCTGCTCTGGCAGGTGACCCCCCAGGCCCTGGGCTCTGAGGCTGAGCCCTTCTCTGAGGTCTCCCTTGTGCCCCCTACTGCCCCTGCAGTGGGAGGCCTGGAGGGAAGGCTGGCAGGAGGAACCACACTAACCAGTCTATCTCCCTCTAC from Gorilla gorilla gorilla isolate KB3781 chromosome 20, NHGRI_mGorGor1-v2.1_pri, whole genome shotgun sequence encodes:
- the LOC129528509 gene encoding LYR motif-containing protein 2-like; protein product: MAASRLPPATLMLKQFIRRQQVLLLYGRIFQTIHQVPNDSDRKYLKDWAREEFKRNKSATEEDTIRMMITQGNMQLKELEKTLALAKS